From a single Nicotiana tabacum cultivar K326 chromosome 8, ASM71507v2, whole genome shotgun sequence genomic region:
- the LOC107809863 gene encoding putative late blight resistance protein homolog R1A-3, translating to MAYASIASLMRMIELLLTSKSPMQSLICDHKEEFLTLQRKVSSLEVFLKNFEKSNDTEKMAYLEAQIKDVTNAVEHTIQLRLTEAVMANDEMHKEKEHKRLFNSLKQVAEDIDHVQNESPNIQDYNTVSLYQRKWLLEKLTQYDGSSDLKVISIIGMGGIGKTTLAKEVYDYESIRFHYDVRAWTTVSQQYNVKDILKSLLHSTIPDRFDLGNESRLAYMLRKSLMGKRYLIVMDDMWNSNAWDDVRHCFPCCNNRSRILLTTRNKEVAYYAGTENLSLQMDLMDPDESWNLAKSMVFVNEALPYEFETIGKQIIEYCTGLPLAILVISGLLSRSKRTIEDWENIAEDVVSFVTKDPYERYRHVLGLCYNHLTSDLKACLLYFGIFPEDTEISVKSLVRFWMAEGFLKSEKDVEREAEKCLQDLLDRHLVLVWKKRLDGTKIRSCKVHDLIHELCLRELAQSQDIFVMKDIVFDKSYEDDDLDEGDDSGGDGDSDAKEAQSHAFSPECHNLSTHKMHPFKRWTDDRMCLALLTPEHDHMISRQTDDDDYTLLKRTRSIFSFCLNSTFTLNSELIHFSLLRILDLGTTKLRSFPPHVLCLIWLRFLALSGFGEDFYVPPEIYRLWNLQTLIVKWRCPRYETFTEKIWELMQLSQLRLHKFYLSNPPRESDNEESYLAFSNIHSISGLSPSSCTKEVISGIRNVKKLVIHGHANDYEIFQESRLFDNLVHLHQLETLSFEFRRWGSSENWRISPATIPSAKAFPVTLRKLKLKSTYVRWEDLNIVGELPNLEVLKLMWKACIGEEWYPIEGGFTRLKLLLIEHCDLKYWKATDDNFPVLERLLFRHCRSLEEIPIVFAYIDSLQLIELTNCTTELEASAVRIQEEQEELGIKPVDVRISSLKPAAESISSLGANNF from the exons ATGGCTTATGCTAGTATTGCTTCTCTTATGAGAATGATAGAACTACTCTTGACATCCAAGTCGCCAATGCAATCTCTAATTTGCGACCACAAAGAAGAATTTCTCACTCTTCAGAGAAAAGTTAGTTCCTTGGAagtatttctcaagaattttGAGAAAAGCAATGATACTGAGAAAATGGCATATTTGGAAGCGCAGATAAAAGACGTCACAAATGCTGTGGAACACACAATTCAACTGAGACTAACAGAAGCTGTAATGGCAAATGATGAAATGCATAAAGAAAAGGAACATAAGAGGCTTTTTAATAGCCTAAAACAAGTAGCAGAGGACATTGATCATGTCCAGAATGAGTCACCAAACATTCAAGATTATAATACGGTGAGCCTTTATCAAAGGAAATGGTTGCTGGAAAAACTGACACAATATGATGGCTCGTCTGATCTCAAAGTCATCTCGATCATCGGGATGGGGGGCATCGGTAAAACGACTTTAGCAAAAGAAGTTTACGATTATGAATCAATTCGATTTCATTATGATGTTCGTGCCTGGACTACTGTATCTCAACAGTATAATGTAAAAGATATCCTCAAAAGCCTTCTGCATTCCACAATACCTGACAGATTTGACTTGGGTAATGAGTCAAGGCTAGCATACATGCTACGAAAAAGTTTAATGGGTAAGAGATATTTAATTGTCATGGATGACATGTGGAACAGTAACGCATGGGATGACGTGAGACATTGCTTTCCATGTTGCAACAATAGGAGTCGAATATTGTTGACTACCCGTAACAAAGAAGTAGCTTATTATGCTGGTACAGAGAATCTTTCTTTGCAGATGGACCTCATGGACCCAGATGAGAGTTGGAACCTTGCCAAAAGTATGGTGTTTGTAAATGAAGCATTACCATATGAGTTCGAGACTATTGGGAAGCAAATTATAGAGTATTGCACAGGGTTACCACTAGCTATTCTCGTGATTTCTGGGCTTCTCTCCAGATCTAAAAGGACAATAGAAGATTGGGAAAATATTGCTGAAGATGTCGTGTCATTTGTCACAAAAGATCCATATGAACGATATCGACATGTGCTTGGGTTGTGTTACAATCACTTAACCAGTGACCTAAAAGCATGCCTTCTGTATTTTGGGATTTTTCCAGAAGACACTGAGATTTCGGTGAAGAGTTTGGTGAGATTCTGGATGGCTGAGGGCTTCCTGAAGTCAGAAAAAGACGTGGAAAGAGAGGCTGAGAAGTGCTTACAAGATCTTCTCGACAGACATCTAGTTCTTGTCTGGAAGAAAAGGTTGGATGGCACAAAAATTAGATCATGTAAGGTTCATGATCTAATACATGAGCTGTGCTTGAGAGAATTAGCTCAAAGCCAAGACATTTTTGTCATGAAAGACATTGTTTTTGATAAATCATATGAAGATGATGATTTGGATGAAGGTGACGATTCTGGTGGAGATGGTGATTCAGATGCAAAAGAAGCTCAAAGCCATGCTTTTTCTCCAGAATGTCATAATCTCAGTACGCATAAAATGCATCCCTTTAAGCGATGGACTGATGATAGAATGTGTTTGGCCCTTCTTACCCCCGAACATGACCATATGATAAGCAGGCAGACAGATGATGATGATTACACTCTCTTGAAACGAACTCgttccattttctctttttgtcttAATTCAACTTTTACTCTCAATTCAGAGCTTATTCATTTTAGTTTACTTAGAATCTTGGACTTGGGTACCACAAAGTTAAGAAGTTTCCCTCCACATGTACTATGTctcatttggttgaggttcctaGCATTGTCCGGCTTCGGCGAGGATTTTTACGTACCTCCAGAAATTTACAGATTATGGAATCTGCAAACGCTCATTGTTAAATGGCGTTGTCCTAGATATGAGACTTTTACGGAGAAAATTTGGGAACTAATGCAATTAAGTCAGCTCAGACTACATAAATTTTATTTGTCAAATCCTCCAAGGGAATCTGATAACGAGGAGAGCTACTTGGCTTTTTCAAACATACATAGTATTTCTGGCTTGTCTCCAAGTAGTTGCACAAAGGAGGTTATTTCAGGGATTCGGAATGTTAAGAAGTTAGTAATCCATGGACATGCCAATGACTATGAAATCTTTCAAGAATCTAGACTTTTCGACAATCTTGTCCATCTACATCAACTTGAAACATTGAGTTTTGAATTTCGTAGGTGGGGCTCATCAGAAAACTGGCGGATTTCACCAGCGACTATTCCAAGTGCAAAAGCTTTTCCAGTAACACTCAGGAAGTTAAAGCTGAAGTCAACTTATGTAAGGTGGGAGGACTTGAACATCGTAGGTGAGTTGCCTAACCTTGAGGTGCTGAAGTTGATGTGGAAAGCTTGTATTGGCGAAGAATGGTATCCAATTGAAGGAGGATTTACTCGATTGAAGCTTTTGCTAATTGAGCATTGTGATCTCAAGTACTGGAAAGCCACAGATGACAATTTTCCTGTCCTTGAGCGCCTCTTGTTTAGACATTGCAGGTCCTTGGAAGAGATACCCATTGTCTTTGCATATATTGACTCACTACAACTAATTGAGTTAACCAACTGTACAACTGAACTCGAGGCTTCTGCTGTACGAAttcaagaagaacaagaagaactTGGAATCAAACCCGTGGATGTTCGTATCTCAT CACTAAAACCAGCGGCGGAGTCAATAAGTTCACTGGGTGCAAATAATTTCTGA